The genome window AATCTATTACTCGAGTGTAGTATTTAAGCGTGAGCTTTTTCATAAAGTATGAAAAGATATTATAAGCGAAGATTAAAATATTATGTATTATTTATAAACAAATAAACTTTTTAAATAATACCTGAAGTATGAAGGAGGTGAGATTGTTATAGGATTAACATTAGCTTGTAAGAATTTAGATCCAAAATCCACTTGCCCCTACATCGCTCGCGGTGAAACCATGGACGAGTTGTTAGATGATATGAAAAGTCACGCTAAAACTGTGCATGGCTATACGGATGAACAACTCAACGATCCAAAAATGATGGAAGCGATCAAAGCAGCAGTCAAGAAAGAATAAATAAATAACGAATGTTATCGATCGATAATACAAAACTCTAATAGGAATATTTAAGAGAACAAGCTGTTCTTATTATAGATCCGTATCGTTTAAGTAAACCCTTATCAGTAGTAAACTTCTTCTATACTTTTTTCTTCTTACTTCATACTACTATTCCTTCACATATTATGAAAAAAAGAATAGGTTCAAATGTTTGCTGAAATTATAGCAGTTATGACACAAACCCATTGTCAACGATATATTCAGGTCTTTCCGTTAACGCTTTAAAAGCCTCAGGCTCTCAAGTGGTTAATGTGGTGGGTCGGCCAGGATTTGAACCTGGGACCTACGCCGTGTCAGAGCGTGACAGCTGTAAGCTGTTGTCCTAACCAGATTTTCTGAACGAGAGTTTTATATACAGACTCCCATTCTCTAGACGACCGACCCAACAATAATATTCGGATCGTAAACCATTAAAAAGGTTTTTTATATTCATTTATTTCTTAGAAGTTAACTCGGGGAGCGATCACTATAGCAGAACATGTTGTTAGATGTCCTCTATGCAGCTCTGCACTATTCATTAGTCAAAAGGTATTTTATTGCTTGAACCCTCAGTGCAATTAGGTAAGTAAAAAGTATTCTATGATATCTTTATACCAAGAAGTGCATTGATCTAGATAAATGATAAGTCATAGAATGGGTCTGAAAGAGTAACTTATGAGAGATGTTATGGAAAACGTAGAGTTGCTGAGAGGACATCCAAGATGTAGTATTTAAAATTCTTCTCGAGACTAGGAAAGCGAGTAGTAATGCCAATATACTTTCATATCTCACTTAAACTCTTGAAATAAGAAAAATAAGGTTTAAACGAGAGTCATCACTTGACTATAGTAAAGGGTGTATACTAATGATTTTAAAAGTTAGGACTAGCAAAATTTCTGGATTCTACAAAATAAGTCCAGAGGATAGATTAAAGATCGTTAAGGATTTCGCTGGCCTTAGTGAGGATGAGGCAAGCTTGATTCAGTCGATGGGAGGATTGAAGCTAGAGTTAGCAGATAGGATGATAGAGAATGTCATAGGAACCATGCCTGTGCCTTTAGGGATTGCCGTAAATTTTCTCATAAATGGAAAGGATTACTTGATCCCTATGGCTATAGAAGAGCCGTCTGTAGTTGCTGCTGCAAGTAATGTAGCAAAGATGGCGAGAGTCAAGAATGGCTTCTTCACATATAGTACGGAACCCATAATGATTGGTCAAATACAAGCCATAGGTATAAAAGACCCCTACGGTTCTAAGATGAGCATATTATCAGTTAAAGAAGAGATTTTAGCTAAAGCGAATGAACAAGACCCAATCTTAGTATCCCTAAGCGGGGGTGCAAAGGACTTAGATGTCAAAGTTATAGACACTATCAAGGGACCCATGGTCATTACAGAGCTATTCGTGGATTGCAAGGATGCTATGGGAGCAAACGCTGTCAATACTATGGCAGAGGCTGTAGCTCCTATTATAGAGAGGATAACAAAAAGTCAGGTTTTGTTAAGGATAATCTCAAACCTTGCAACTAAGAGACTGGTTAGATCGAAGGTAATAATGGATAAGGATGTAATTGGAGGGGAGGAAGTAGTAGATAGCGTATTGAGTGCTTTCGCTTTCGCTGATGCAGATCCTTACAGATGTGCCACCCATAACAAAGGAATTATGAATGGTATCATAGCAGTGGCATTAGCAACAGGAAATGACACAAGAGCACTAGAAGTCGGAGCTCATGCTTATGCTGCTAGGAATGGCCGCTATATGCCATTGACAACTTGGGAAAAGAATGAGGATGGTGACTTGGTAGGAACGATAGAATTACCGATTGCTGTAGGAGTGATAGGAGGTACTACAGCTGTGCACCCTATAGCGAAGATTTGCAGAAAGATACTTGGCGTGAAAAGTGCACTAGAGCTTGCTGAAGTGATGGCTGCGGTTGGACTTGCTCAAAACTTTGCGGCATTAAGAGCCCTAGCAACTGAAGGGATACAAAGAGGGCATATGAAGCTCCATGCAAGAAATGTAGCCATTATGGCAGGTGCAAAAGGCGAAATCGTTGATAAAATTGCGGCAAAGATGGTGGAGGAAAGGAAGGTAAGGATGGATAGGGCGAAAGAGCTCCTTAATGAGATGTAAAGTTTAAATTTTGACTAAAATCTAAGAAGATTTGCCTTCTCTGAGAGTATCATGGCTAATTTATTCTTAATGGCAATTGTTGCTTTAAATAGGTTATTGGATATATTATGGTGCTTCATCAAGTAAGTCTCCTTTTTTGGAGTTAACTTTAAGACGTTGTCTGAGATTTCTCCTAAACTCGTTATGGCTTCAGCATAGGATTTTAAATGCTTTTGATTACCTATAGCAATGAGTACTAAATCCATCGTTCCAGATTTTAACCCCACGGTCGTGAGAGCTCTATTTATCTGGGAGTCGCAGGCCACTCTGACGATAAGCTCCAAATCAAGCTTTTTTGAGTAAGAGATGCCTCTGTTGAATGCAATCCATGATTGGTGTAAGATCAATTTTATATGTTCAAAGCCAGCAACGAAGTTTGCGTCTAAAGCTTGTACGGTAAGGCTTGGGAATTTCTCTCTGATATTTCTTAAAAATTGTTCAGGATCGCCAATATACACTCGCTTTATCCCGAT of Candidatus Methylarchaceae archaeon HK02M2 contains these proteins:
- a CDS encoding DUF1059 domain-containing protein, translated to MDELLDDMKSHAKTVHGYTDEQLNDPKMMEAIKAAVKKE
- a CDS encoding hydroxymethylglutaryl-CoA reductase, degradative; this translates as MILKVRTSKISGFYKISPEDRLKIVKDFAGLSEDEASLIQSMGGLKLELADRMIENVIGTMPVPLGIAVNFLINGKDYLIPMAIEEPSVVAAASNVAKMARVKNGFFTYSTEPIMIGQIQAIGIKDPYGSKMSILSVKEEILAKANEQDPILVSLSGGAKDLDVKVIDTIKGPMVITELFVDCKDAMGANAVNTMAEAVAPIIERITKSQVLLRIISNLATKRLVRSKVIMDKDVIGGEEVVDSVLSAFAFADADPYRCATHNKGIMNGIIAVALATGNDTRALEVGAHAYAARNGRYMPLTTWEKNEDGDLVGTIELPIAVGVIGGTTAVHPIAKICRKILGVKSALELAEVMAAVGLAQNFAALRALATEGIQRGHMKLHARNVAIMAGAKGEIVDKIAAKMVEERKVRMDRAKELLNEM